The Candidatus Binatus sp. genome has a window encoding:
- a CDS encoding DUF2141 domain-containing protein, with protein MRIRIRLIAFALLLAAAALPASARAGDAAKADGIKVEVTGFRNDKGQLECSLWPGPEGFPRDDSHILRRIWAKIQGNRGECVFGGVRAGDYAVTLFHDENGNGKFDSNFVGYPLEGYGFSNNAKARFKAPSFDETKFHYDGRGTKQISVQMIYR; from the coding sequence ATGAGAATCAGAATCCGGCTGATCGCATTCGCACTGCTGCTCGCCGCGGCCGCGTTGCCTGCCTCGGCGCGTGCGGGCGACGCGGCGAAAGCGGACGGAATCAAGGTTGAAGTGACAGGCTTTCGAAACGACAAGGGACAACTGGAATGCTCGCTGTGGCCGGGTCCTGAAGGATTTCCGCGCGACGACTCTCATATACTACGTCGCATCTGGGCAAAGATTCAGGGCAATCGCGGCGAGTGCGTCTTCGGCGGAGTCCGGGCCGGCGATTATGCCGTCACGCTTTTTCACGACGAGAACGGCAACGGCAAATTCGATTCGAATTTCGTCGGCTACCCGCTCGAGGGCTATGGATTCTCAAACAACGCCAAGGCCCGGTTCAAAGCGCCGTCATTCGACGAGACAAAATTTCACTATGACGGCAGGGGCACGAAGCAGATATCGGTCCAAATGATTTACAGATGA